The genomic window CTGCGTAGTTTGAGTTGTTTCCATTGTATTTTGTGTTTGTTTTTGATCTTTTTTTTGAGTTTCCTCAGGAACTTTTACCTCATGATCTGCAAGAATCTTTTTATTTTTCTCATCAGGATTATCAACCTGCTTCTGCATTTTCCCAGCGGTTTCGACGGCTTCGGCTATCGGTACCTTAAAGAATGAGAAACGTGTAGGGTCTTTCAGCTGTCTAAAGAAATTCGAAAAGAAATTGGTAAACGCATCACCATTTAAGTCGATCTTCATAAATTGGTTCTGGTTCTTCTTTGTCGCATCTACAGTATTTAACTTACCGTCTTTATCGATACCTGTTACTGCCTGTATTTTGTTTTGTTGTTTGTCCAGCACCAGAAGGATTTCTGAGAGCTGCCCGTCTGCGGACACTCCTGCTTTTGGATTGATTTCTTCATTCATAACTTATTCTTTTTTTCTTCGAATGTATCAGAATGAAATACATGAGGCATCATCTTGTCGCATTGGTGAATACTTTGGCACGGTCTGGCACTAGGTCATAAGAAACTATCTCTTCACCGGATGCGAACATCTTTCGCGAACAAACTGCCGGACATCGGAAAGCTTGTAATAGAGCTTTCCACTTAATGTATAATAAGGAAGCTGCCCAGCACTACGAAACCGCTGTAAGGAACGGTTGCTTATTTTAAGCATCAAAAGCACATCCTGGTTATCTAAGAGTTGGTCTCCGTCCGAAATCGCACTGAACTTCTGCGATGATT from Chryseobacterium wanjuense includes these protein-coding regions:
- a CDS encoding helix-turn-helix domain-containing protein gives rise to the protein MEFLSWMKRITDRLDIISEKMKSSQKFSAISDGDQLLDNQDVLLMLKISNRSLQRFRSAGQLPYYTLSGKLYYKLSDVRQFVRERCSHPVKR